One region of Drosophila teissieri strain GT53w chromosome 2L, Prin_Dtei_1.1, whole genome shotgun sequence genomic DNA includes:
- the LOC122620001 gene encoding transcription factor SPT20 homolog, translated as MSGNQQQQQQQQKSLTNNAAAAAAATNEATTLGHNLIKINSVDKIVGKSQAATQAINKLQQHQQQQQQIHQRRSLLPATGGATNPHQPHSSQQQSGTPTPTAQSAAQKQQQQQQQQQQAQQQSHQLQTVATIHQPHTTQQQALTSRLPIQQQSAKELPNLAGQQRRSFHYQLQHQQQSLRSPQLKAPAPAHSIPPRYQPPPQPATGILKPHLPLKYPPDIPQLSSIYIPDSIKQQQQQQQQQQLQQQQQSRYLPAHQPGAKDMLKFVRKPDQEHPSPNASVTSSGTGIPTANGGGRLTAEQNRQLQSLVNELRALKEQNQRLLDDNQELRDLCCFLDDDRQKGRKLAREWQRFGRYTASVMRQEVAAYQNKLRQLDDKQQELITDNLELKELCLYLDEERAHVAANALCAGCGAATRNALRDDGDGSSSSTNADETITALRNYAEQRQLPQDLRHAHTLNDQTLQYVRSLERRIQQLEEERTTPTAHLQQPTTPTPQATPTPTVTSAATPAKSAASPHLQQQQQQHQQQQQDIVAAAAAAAAAIQMPEPIAGRPEAVVRALQVLEVREQLERDRLGNLAGSALDQMDDGEKALVREMCNVVWRKLEGSPHGPAALEPL; from the exons ATGTCCGGcaatcaacagcagcagcaacagcaacaaaagtcaTTAACTAACAacgcggcagcagcagcagcagcaacaaacgaAGCAACCACTTTGGGCCAtaatttgataaaaataaatagcgTTGACAAAATAGTAGGCAAAAGTCAGGCAGCAACGCAAGCAATTAACAAActacagcaacatcagcagcagcagcaacaaatccACCAGCGACGCTCATTGCTGCCAGCAACAGGAGGAGCCACTAATCCCCACCAGCCACACTCATCGCAGCAACAAAGCGGAACGCCAACGCCAACAGCTCAGTCGGCAGcccaaaaacagcagcagcagcaacagcagcagcagcaggcgcagcaacAATCACATCAATTGCAGACGGTGGCCACGATACACCAGCCGCACACCACGCAGCAGCAGGCACTGACTTCCCGCCTGCCCATCCAGCAGCAATCCGCTAAAGAATTGCCCAATCTAGCCGGCCAGCAACGCCGCAGCTTCCACTACCAGttgcaacatcagcagcaatctCTGCGCAGCCCGCAGCTGAAGGCACCGGCACCCGCCCACTCCATACCGCCGAGGTACCAGCCACCGCCACAGCCGGCCACCGGGATCCTCAAGCCGCACTTGCCACTCAAGTATCCGCCGGATATCCCCCAGCTATCTAGCATCTACATTCCCGACTCCAtcaagcagcaacagcagcaacaacagcagcaacaactgcagcagcagcagcagtcgcgATATCTGCCAGCACACCAGCCGGGAGCGAAGGATATGCTGAAGTTTGTGCGCAAGCCCGACCAGGAACACCCATCGCCCAATGCCTCGGTCACGTCCAGCGGCACGGGAATACCCACGGCCAATGGCGGTGGTCGTCTGACCGCCGAGCAGAACCGCCAGTTGCAGTCGCTGGTCAATGAACTGCGTGCGCTGAAGGAGCAGAATCAGCGTCTGCTGGACGACAACCAGGAGTTGCGGGATCTGTGCTGCTTCCTGGACGACGACCGGCAGAAGGGACGCAAGCTGGCGCGGGAATGGCAGAGATTTGGGCGATACACAGCCAGTGTGATGCGACAGGAGGTGGCCGCGTACCAG AACAAACTACGTCAGCTGGATGATAAGCAGCAGGAGCTAATCACCGATAATCTGGAGCTCAAAGAGCTGTGCCTCTACTTGGACGAGGAGCGTGCCCATGTGGCGGCCAATGCGCTGTGCGCCGGATGCGGAGCAGCCACCAGGAATGCGCTTCGTGATGACGGCGATGGTTCCAGCTCCAGCACGAATGCCGATGAGACCATCACCGCCTTGAGGAACTACGCAGAGCAGCGGCAACTACCCCAG GATCTACGTCATGCCCACACGCTGAACGACCAGACGCTTCAGTATGTGCGCTCGCTGGAGCGCCGCATCCAGCAACTGGAGGAGGAGCGCACCACGCCCACGGCCCACCTGCAGCAGCCGACGACGCCCACGCCgcaggccacgcccacgccaacGGTCACATCTGCAGCCACTCCAGCCAAATCAGCAGCATCGCCCCacctgcagcaacagcagcagcaacatcaacagcagcagcaagacaTCGTGgccgctgcagcggcagcagcagctgctatCCAAATGCCGGAGCCGATTGCCGGGCGACCAGAGGCGGTGGTCCGTGCCCTCCAGGTGCTCGAGGTGCGTGAGCAGCTGGAGCGAGATCGCCTGGGCAACCTGGCTGGGAGCGCACTCGACCAGATGGACGATGGCGAGAAGGCGCTGGTCCGCGAGATGTGCAACGTGGTCTGGCGCAAACTCGAGGGCAGTCCACATGGGCCGGCGGCCCTGGAGCCGCTCTAA
- the LOC122626172 gene encoding uridine phosphorylase 1: MSEKTVKLLNPHLETAPSDYLYHMNINVANTRDTTELQHNFGDVKFICVGGTGSRMRQLALYLRGVLGVQESGDPVDLCERGQRYAMYKVGPVLCVSHGIGSASFSVVLHELLKLVKYARCQEPVILRIGTCGGLGVSPGTVVATKNAFNGLLRNEHEIAILGQRVVRPAQFSEDVIRDVIAFGVDANDGFQTISANTMGTDCFYEGQGRIDGAICEYTEKDKMEFLQKCHDLGIRNIEMEASMFASVTQKVGVKAGDVCVTLIDRLKGDQVSITMDQKHEFEQRPFLVVGRYIKKLLQL, encoded by the exons ATGTCTGAAAA AACTGTCAAGTTGTTGAATCCCCACCTGGAAACGGCGCCATCGGATTATTTGTACCACATGAATATCAATGTGGCCAATACCCGGGACACCACTGAGTTGCAGCACAACTTTGGCGATGTCAAG TTCATCTGCGTGGGTGGAACGGGATCCAGAATGCGGCAGTTAGCTCTGTATCTTCGAGGTGTCTTGGGAGTCCAAGAGTCCGGCGATCCGGTGGATTTGTGCGAGCGTGGCCAGCGATATGCCATGTACAAGGTGGGTCCGGTGCTGTGCGTGAGCCACGGCATTGGATCCGCCTCCTTCAGTGTGGTGCTCCACGAGCTGCTCAAGCTGGTCAAGTATGCGCGGTGCCAGGAGCCCGTAATACTCCGGATCGGCACCTGCGGAGGACTCGGCGTGTCTCCCGGCACTGTGGTGGCCACCAAAAATGCCTTCAATGGCCTGCTTCGCAACGAGCATGAGATC GCTATTCTCGGCCAGCGGGTGGTGCGACCGGCTCAGTTTTCCGAGGACGTGATCAGGGATGTAATTGCATTCGGTGTCGACGCCAACGACGGATTTCAGACCATAAGTGCCAACACAATGGGAACAGATTGCTTCTACGAAG GTCAGGGACGCATCGACGGCGCCATTTGCGAGTACACGGAGAAGGATAAGATGGAGTTCCTGCAGAAGTGCCACGACCTGGGTATCCGGAACATCGAGATGGAGGCTAGCATGTTCGCATCCGTAACACAAAAAGTGGGGGTCAAAGCGGGCGATGTCTGCGTGACCCTGATCGATCGCCTCAAGGGGGATCAG GTTTCCATCACAATGGACCAGAAGCACGAATTCGAGCAGCGTCCCTTTTTGGTCGTGGGTCGCTATATCaagaagctgctgcagctgtga
- the LOC122626744 gene encoding uncharacterized protein LOC122626744 produces MAVDMDMEAIKALTSSQDVANQSHTNRESNCSAKAFFSQKSSTSKKKVTGAGCGHLTPSLVAALCILIIQVGLAPPVRARSPANETAWPPLRHYDIWDDHLGEPGGLEEDSFADEAEFRLQTGIQEELDMEMSLQHIADRSSNQTNSRQGKVIHLFPVPVDGYCMSNDGRRMGNCLNAYECRQKDGQAKGECAMGFGVCCVFLASCNTTISNNMTYIVSPGFPSFMPSNFTGCSLRVKMMSDEISQVRIDFHHFTLGQPNRRTGVCDGDVFSIGGGPGGNLSLCGQNSGQHLYYDVGARASPRQSTLYGSLRPVDASTGTSNSTSTGDRFIDISLGLSSRLLPLRIWEMSVVQIPFSQRAPAGCLQYHTGTEGIMQTFNFAENGRHLANQNYRICVRQELDMCSIMYQPCDEQSFRIGGGGRMASRGDGTAQGAATTATSNPAAAQSDAAGATAATSGNAALTTTAPTSSTLMQMLANMANSTTATLMTMMSGNSTLAASSESFASTTSSSSSTAAMSTTTTSTTPTPLRSSTEASTTSAAPASSPASDDVEGSGGEVGDDEDDDGGFLFFRSRPSTEGPTVSRRPRPSGGFDILGIIRNAIDLPLKWRRRQARQFFSTCSDRITMPCIIEDFIGTGLGPLPGCEPIHCGAQFCSSGVWPCRIESTVTPFYIGVHFGNGQGAGKANAEDNVGACLRYSQVQCM; encoded by the exons ATGGCagtggacatggacatggaagCCATAAAAGCGCTGACGTCGAGCCAAGACGTTGCCAACCAGTCCCACACCAACCGGGAATCCAATTGCTCAGCAAAAGCGTTTTTCAGCCAGAAGAGCAGTACCAGTAAAAAGAAAGTCACTGGAGCCGGTTGTGGCCACCTAACGCCGTCCCTCGTCGCTGCACTTTGCATACTAATCATCCAGGTGGGGCTGGCTCCTCCAGTCCGTGCCAGGTCGCCGGCCAACGAGACGGCCTGGCCACCATTGCGACACTACGATATTTGGGACGACCATTTGGGCGAGCCAGGCGGTCTTGAGGAGGATTCCTTCGCGGATGAGGCGGAGTTTAGGCTGCAAACGGGAATACAGGAGGAACTGGACATGGAGATGTCGCTGCAGCACATCGCTGATCGGAGTTCCAACCAGACGAACAGCAGACAGGGAAAAG TGATCCATCTGTTTCCGGTTCCCGTGGATGGCTACTGCATGTCCAACGATGGTCGGCGGATGGGCAACTGCCTGAATGCCTACGAGTGCCGCCAAAAAGACGGGCAGGCGAAGGGGGAGTGCGCCATGGGGTTCGGGGTGTGCTGTGTCTTCCTCGCCAGCTGCAACACTACGATTTCCAACAACATGACCTACATTGTGTCGCCGGGATTCCCCAGTTTCATGCCCAGCAACTTCACTGGCTGCAGTCTGCGGGTGAAGATGATGAGCGACGAGATCAGCCAGGTGCGGATTGACTTCCATCACTTTACACTGGGCCAGCCAAACCGAAGAACCGGAGTATGCGATGGCGATGTCTTTAGTATAGGCGGTGGACCAGGCGGAAACTTATCCCTTTGCGGCCAGAACAGTGGTCAGCACT tgTACTACGATGTGGGGGCTAGGGCGTCACCACGACAATCTACATTGTACGGAAGTCTGCGCCCAGTGGATGCGAGTACGGGCACTAGCAACTCCACCTCCACGGGCGATCGCTTCATCGACATCAGTCTAGGCCTGTCCAGTCGCCTCCTGCCCCTTCGCATTTGGGAGATGAGTGTGGTGCAGATCCCCTTCAGCCAGCGTGCTCCGGCGGGTTGCCTGCAATATCACACCGGCACCGAGGGCATTATGCAGACCTTTAACTTCGCCGAGAATGGTCGACATTTGGCCAATCAGAACTATCGGATTTGTGTGCGCCAGGAGCTGGACATGTGCTCCATTATGTACCAGCCATGCGATGAGCAGTCCTTCCGCATCGGCGGTGGCGGGCGAATGGCCAGCAGAGGTGATGGCACTGCTCAAGGAGCGGCCACAACGGCAACTTCGAATCCTGCTGCAGCCCAGTCGGATGCAGcaggtgcaacagcagcaacatcaggcAATGCTGCACTGACCACTACAGCACCCACTTCTAGCACTCTCATGCAGATGCTAGCCAACATGGCAAACTCCACAACCGCAACGCTGATGACCATGATGAGCGGAAATTCAACTCTAGCGGCAAGTTCAGAATCAttcgccagcaccaccagcagcagctccagcaccGCTGCCATGAGCACGACGACAACATCAACCACTCCCACACCGCTCCGGTCCAGCACAGAGGCATCAACCACCTCGGCAGCACCTGCATCCTCGCCAGCCAGCGATGATGTGGAGGGGTCGGGTGGTGAAGTTGGCGATGACGAGGATGACGACGGTGGGTTTCTCTTCTTCAGGAGTCGGCCCAGCACAGAGGGGCCGACCGTTTCCAGACGTCCCCGTCCCAGTGGAGGCTTCGACATCCTGGGCATTATACGGAATGCCATCGATTTGCCGCTTAAGTGGCGACGACGACAAGCCCGCCAGTTCTTTAGCACCTGCTCCGACCGGATAACAATGCCGTGCATCATAGAGGATTTCATAGGAACCGGACTGGGTCCACTGCCTGGGTGCGAGCCCATCCACTGTGGCGCCCAATTCTGCTCCTCGGGCGTGTGGCCCTGCCGCATTGAAAGCACTGTCACCCCGTTCTATATTGGTGTCCACTTCGGCAATGGCCAGGGCGCTGGCAAGGCGAACGCAGAGGATAACGTGGGTGCCTGCCTGCGATACTCCCAAGTCCAATGCATGTAA
- the LOC122617246 gene encoding lactosylceramide 4-alpha-galactosyltransferase, which produces MLLRLPIVAARRMFIILVLVAIAGFFYIYSSENKYYSCFIESQVLATQQALIADGETNLLEDVLQAEPKPSPGSSIFFHETSCRLSDNRQLETLRVTARQACAIESAAKHNPNFQVFVLFAGPTYRISNNNSHPQPLVEAILSYSNVHLRRLNLESYASGTPMEEWLKDGRLSRSKYLFSHISDFLRYLTLYRYGGLYLDMDVVVLRNMEKVPPNYTGAESNTHLAAGVMNLAATGFGHEIAASCLRDFQHNFNGRDWGNNGPGVITRVAQKICGTKDISLMQEDPKRCMGFKVFGRGAFYAVPWKQWSDFFEPEKLEETMARCKDSYVVHVWNKHSSKLPIKQGTKNAYAMYAEQNCPRSYKAAGEYF; this is translated from the exons ATGCTCCTCCGGCTGCCCATTGTGGCGGCCCGTAGGATGTTCATCATCCTCGTCCTGGTGGCAATTGCGGGCTTCTTTTACATCTACAGTTCGGAAAATAAATACTACTCATGCTTCATTGAGAGCCAAGTACTGGCAACTCAGCAGGCGCTAATTGCAGATGGCGAAACGAATCTCTTAGAGGACGTACTCCAGGCGGAACCGAAGCCCTCGCCCGGAAGCAGTATCTTCTTTCACGAGACTAGCTGCCGCCTATCCGATAACAGGCAGCTGGAGACTCTGAGAGTCACCGCCCGCCAGGCCTGCGCAATCGAGTCAGCAGCGAAGCATAATCCGAATTTCCAAGTGTTCGTCCTGTTCGCCGGCCCCACCTATCGAATCTCCAACAACAATAGCCATCCCCAACCGTTGGTGGAGGCCATACTCAGCTACAGCAATGTGCATCTACGACGACTGAATCTCGAAAGCTACGCATCCGGCACGCCCATGGAGGAGTGGCTCAAAGACGGCCGCCTGTCGCGTTCAAA ATATTTGTTTTCCCACATATCAGATTTCCTCCGCTATCTCACCCTCTATCGCTATGGCGGTCTTTATTTGGACATGGATGTGGTGGTGCTGCGCAACATGGAGAAGGTGCCGCCCAATTACACAGGTGCTGAGTCCAACACCCATTTGGCCGCTGGCGTAATGAACCTGGCAGCCACAGGCTTTGGCCACGAGATCGCCGCGTCTTGTCTGCGCGACTTTCAGCACAACTTTAATGGCAGGGACTGGGGCAACAATGGGCCAGGAGTAATAACCCGTGTGGCTCAGAAGATATGTGGCACCAAAGATATTTCTCTGATGCAGGAGGACCCAAAGCGCTGTATGGGCTTCAAGGTATTCGGGCGAGGCGCCTTTTACGCCGTACCCTGGAAGCAGTGGAGCGACTTCTTTGAGCCGGAAAAGCTGGAGGAAACAATGGCTCGCTGCAAGGACTCTTATGTTGTGCACGTGTGGAACAAACATTCGAGCAAGCTGCCCATCAAACAAGGGACAAAGAACGCCTACGCCATGTATGCCGAACAAAACTGCCCGAGGTCGTATAAGGCGGCGGGCGAATACTTCTAG
- the LOC122617227 gene encoding pre-mRNA-processing factor 40 homolog A, protein MNVPPSVGNGGAPPGRGMGYTPPGAIVPQFPPPGFAAPPPPELAAAFGVMATSTEWTEHKAPDGRPYYYNQNTKQSSWEKPEALMTPAELLHNQCPWKEYRSDTGKVYYHNVATKETCWEPPPEYVDMKAKAKAEEAAAAAKAVAAMTSSSLAGMVPPAALASILPAALPAAPRIPTPEIHSPLTPSSNENSSSAMDQAMAATLAAIEVPQQNAKKDDKSDSAVVFKDKREAIESFKELLRDRNVPSNANWDQCVKIISKDPRYAAFKNLNERKQTFNAYKTQKIKDEREESRLKAKKAKEDLEQFLMSNDKMNSQMKYFRCEEVFAGTRTWTVVPEPDRRDIYEDCIFNLAKREKEEARLLKKRNMKVLGELLESMTSINHATTWSEAQVMLLDNAAFKNDVTLLGMDKEDALIVFEEHIRTLEKEEDEEREREKKRMKRQQRKNRDSFLALLDSLHEEGKLTSMSLWVELYPIISADLRFSAMLGQSGSTPLDLFKFYVENLKARFHDEKKIIREILKEKAFVVQAKTSFEDFATVVCEDKRSASLDAGNVKLTYNSLLEKAEAIEKERMKEEVRRLRKLENEIKNEWLEANVSVAEPYESAKKLVEHLEAFALYEKEIGVEKIWEDFVKESEDACSHHHSRSRKSKKNKKHKKRVRSTSRSDIENEHVELEKSKRRRSKSRSHSLSSIGSIESEKLLKKKKKRKNKLRGSSCESEVPGNQSPGTQALLQNDSNSHSPAKKKKKEKRAKKDKEGKRHNKHNRSGTPLSPAQSVESVGSRNEELTLSDGELESKRAALLAQLSEQLDE, encoded by the exons ATGAATGTTCCTCCTAGCGTGGGCAATGGAGGAGCGCCACCGGGAAGAGGCATGGGCTACACGCCGCCCGGTGCAATCGTGCCGCAGTTTCCACCACCCGGATTTGCAGCACCACCCCCGCCGGAGTTGGCCGCCGCTTTCGGTGTGATGGCAACCAGCACCGAGTGGACGGAGCACAAGGCGCCGGATGGACGACCCTACTACTACAATCAGAACACCAAGCAAAGCTCGTGGGAGAAGCCGGAGGCCCTCATGACGCCCGCCGAGCTGCTGCACAACCAGTGTCCCTGGAAGGAGTATCGCTCGGATACGGGCAAAGTGTACTACCACAATGTGGCCACCAAGGAGACGTGCTGGGAGCCGCCGCCGGAGTACGTGGACATGAAGGCCAAGGCGAAAGCGGAAGA agctgctgctgccgccaaAGCCGTGGCAGCCATGACATCATCCAGCTTGGCCGGCATGGTGCCACCTGCTGCTCTGGCTAGCATCCTGCCTGCTGCCCTGCCTGCTGCCCCCCGAATACCCACTCCTGAGATCCACTCGCCGCTGACACCCAGCAGCAACGAGAACTCGTCCTCTGCGATGGACCAGGCTATGGCCGCCACGTTAGCGGCTATAGAGGTGCCAcaacaaaatg CTAAGAAGGACGACAAGTCAGATAGCGCTGTGGTGTTTAAGGATAAACGCGAGGCAATTGAGTCCTTCAAGGAGCTGCTGCGGGACCGCAATGTGCCATCAAATGCAAACTGGGACCAGTGTGTGAAAATCATATCAAAGGATCCGCGTTACGCAGCCTTTAAAAATCTGAACGAGCGCAAGCAAACATTCAATGCTTACAAGACGCAGAAGATCAAGGACGAGCGCGAGGAGTCTCGCTTAAAAGCCAAGAAGGCAAAAGAGGACTTGGAGCAGTTTCTTATGTCCAACGATAAGATGAACTCGCAGATGAAATATTTCCGCTGCGAAGAAGTATTTGCCGGAACGCGAACGTGGACGGTGGTACCGGAACCGGATAGGCGCGATATATACGAGGactgtatatttaatttagcGAAGCGGGAGAAAGAAGAAGCGCGGTTGTTAAAAAAACGCAACATGAAGGTTCTGGGCGAGCTGCTTGAGTCGATGACTTCAATCAATCATGCCACCACCTGGTCAGAGGCGCAGGTTATGCTGTTAGACAACGCTGCATTTAAGAACGATGTGACCCTGCTGGGGATGGACAAGGAGGACGCCCTTATAGTCTTTGAGGAGCACATTCGCACCttggagaaggaggaggacgaggaacGTGAGCGGGAAAAGAAGCGCATGAAGCGACAGCAACGCAAAAACAGGGACTCCTTCCTCGCGCTGCTCGACTCCCTGCATGAAGAGGGAAAGCTCACCTCCATGTCGCTGTGGGTGGAGCTGTATCCCATCATATCAGCCGATTTGCGATTCTCTGCCATGCTCGGCCAGAGCGGGTCTACACCTCTGGATCTGTTCAAGTTCTATGTGGAGAACCTGAAAGCCCGCTTCCATGACgagaagaaaataataagGGAGATCCTAAAGGAAAAGGCATTTGTTGTCCAAGCAAAGACGTCCTTCGAGGACTTTGCCACGGTCGTGTGTGAAGATAAGCGATCGGCCAGTCTGGATGCGGGAAATGTGAAGCTTACATACAACTCCTTGCTGGAAAAG GCTGAAGCCATTGAAAAGGAGCGGATGAAGGAGGAGGTGCGAAGGTTACGGAAActggaaaatgaaattaaaaacgagTGGCTGGAGGCGAACGTCTCAGTGGCCGAACCTTATGAGAGCGCCAAGAAGCTGGTGGAGCACCTTGAAGCATTTGCACTTTATGAAAAGGAAATCGGTGTGGAGAAGATCTGGGAGGACTTCGTTAAGGAAAGCGAAGATGCGTGTAGCCATCATCATTCGCGGTCGCGAAAAtcgaagaaaaacaagaagcACAAAAAACGAGTACGGTCTACATCAAGATCAGACATCGAGAATGAGCATGTTGAACTAGAGAAGTCCAAGCGAAGACGCTCCAAGTCACGATCG cATTCCCTGAGCTCAATCGGCAGCATCGAAAGCGAAAAATTactgaagaagaaaaagaagcgcaaGAACAAACTGCGAGGT TCCTCCTGCGAATCGGAAGTCCCAGGCAACCAGTCGCCGGGAACTCAAGCCCTCCTCCAGAACGACTCAAACTCGCACTCCCCGgcgaagaaaaagaagaaggagaagcgAGCTAAAAAGGACAAGGAGGGCAAGCGACACAACAAACACAATCGCTCCGGCACGCCCCTCAGTCCTGCCCAGTCCGTCGAGTCGGTTGGATCGCGAAACGAGGAGCTGACGTTAAGTGACGGCGAGCTGGAATCGAAGCGAGCGGCTCTTCTAGCCCAACTAAGCGAGCAGCTCGACGAGTGA
- the LOC122617235 gene encoding splicing factor 3B subunit 2 — protein MADQLNNEPGQPTPLMSIRFDQQQHESAAANGNENGNGNANGAGDASEDAVDADKAAGELVLPKALEDVLALKDQRTAEFTVDADSQGGSGGATQDGDEADVGEDSDEDGDNQVNGSGSQKPGKQSKAERNKKKKKRKKQNKKIRHQIEFERQKQLAQADEHEPEAKDSEAKAPGSEDEQVAEKEKKDKRKDSRSKRRKDRGDEKDTDKKAGEANDEDVTIEYVPEKITIADLAPMYRQFYRVFEIFKLENKPKPVEKDKSSLDSESHPKDKKATDKLLEDEDDDGDDDDERKEDKEKLSKRKLKKLTRLSVAELKQLVSRPDVVEMHDVTARDPKLLVQLKAYRNTVQVPRHWCFKRKYLQGKRGIEKPPFDLPAFIKKTGIMEMRESLQEREDAKTLKAKMRERVRPKMGKIDIDYQKLHDAFFKWQTKPRMTIHGDLYYEGKEFETRLKEKKPGDLSEELRIALGMPVGPNSHKIPPPWLIAQQRYGPPPSYPNLKIPGLNAPIPDGTSFGYHAGGWGKPPVDENGKPLYGDVFGTNILDLDNGIDEADIERNQWGELESESEESSEEEEEDGEDLGDQPDETGLVTPVEGLVTPSGLTSVPAGMETPENIELRKKKIEAEMEDNETPVLYQVLPEKRTDRIGASMMGSTHVYDVSGGGANKQPPVRSTTDREGIVELALDPSELDLDNDAMAQRYEQQMREQQNHLQKEDLSDMLAEHVARQKSKRKRQQTDPAKTTKKYKEFKF, from the exons atggcgGACCAGTTGAACAACGAG CCCGGCCAGCCCACGCCGCTCATGTCCATTCGCTTtgatcagcagcagcacgaaAGTGCGGCGGCCAATGGAAATGAGAACGGCAATGGGAACGCAAATGGCGCCGGCGATGCCTCCGAAGATGCTGTAGATGCCGATAAAGCTGCCGGAGAACTGGTCCTGCCCAAGGCCTTGGAGGATGTGCTGGCTTTGAAGGATCAAAGGACAGCCGAGTTCACGGTGGACGCCGATTCGCAGGGTGGCAGCGGGGGTGCTACACAGGACGGCGACGAAGCGGATGTGGGCGAGGACAgcgatgaggatggggatAACCAGGTGAACGGAAGTGGCAGCCAAAAGCCCGGCAAGCAGAGCAAGGCGGAGCgtaacaaaaagaagaagaagcggaAGAAGCAAAACAAGAAGATACGCCACCAGATAGAGTTCGAACGGCAGAAGCAGTTGGCCCAAGCGGATGAGCACGAACCGGAGGCCAAGGACTCGGAGGCCAAAGCACCGGGCAGCGAGGACGAACAGGTTgccgaaaaggaaaagaaggaCAAACGCAAAGATAGTCGCAGCAAGCGCAGAAAGGATCGGGGCGATGAGAAAGATACGGACAAGAAGGCTGGCGAGGCCAATGATGAAGATGTGACCATTGA ATACGTGCCCGAAAAGATAACCATTGCAGATTTGGCGCCAATGTATCGCCAGTTTTATCGTGTGTTCGAAATCTTCAAACTGGAGAACAAACCAAAGCCTGTGGAGAAGGACAAATCTTCGCTAGATTCTGAGTCCCACCCCAAGGACAAAAAGGCTACCGACAAACTACTTGAGGACGAAGACGATGACggcgatgatgacgacgagCGCAAGGAAGATAAAGAGAAGCTGTCCAAGCGAAAACTTAAGAAACTGACGCGCCTGAGTGTGGCAGAACTGAAACAGCTGGTCTCTCGACCTGACGTGGTGGAGATGCACGATGTCACAGCCAGAGATCCCAAACTACTGGTCCAACTGAAAGCCTATAGGAACACAGTGCAAGTGCCGCGACACTGGTGCTTCAAGCGAAAATATCTGCAGGGCAAAAGAGGTATCGAGAAGCCTCCGTTCGATCTCCCCGCCTTCATCAAAAAGACGGGCATCATGGAGATGCGTGAATCGTTGCAGGAACGAGAGGACGCCAAGACCCTCAAGGCCAAGATGCGTGAACGGGTCCGTCCCAAGATGGGCAAAATTGACATTGACTACCAGAAACTGCACGATGCCTTCTTCAAGTGGCAGACCAAGCCCCGCATGACCATTCATGGCGATCTCTACTACGAGGGCAAGGAGTTTGAGACGCGCCTTAAGGAAAAGAAGCCCGGAGATCTCTCCGAAGAGTTGCGCATTGCTTTGGGAATGCCAGTAGGCCCTAACTCACACAAGATTCCGCCGCCTTGGCTCATTGCTCAGCAGCGCTACGGGCCGCCGCCCTCGTATCCGAATCTAAAAATTCCCGGCCTGAATGCGCCGATCCCAGACGGAACCTCGTTCGGTTATCACGCCGGAGGTTGGGGCAAGCCGCCAGTCGATGAGAACGGAAAACCGCTGTACGGTGACGTATTCGGAACCAACATATTGGACCTCGAC aatGGCATTGACGAAGCTGATATCGAACGTAACCAATGGGGCGAACTGGAGTCGGAGTCAGAGGAATCatccgaggaggaggaggaagatgGCGAGGACTTGGGCGATCAGCCGGATGAGACTGGCCTGGTAACGCCAGTAGAGGGACTTGTAACACCCTCTGGTCTCACCAGTGTTCCAGCTGGCATGGAAACCCCCGAGAACATTGAGCTTCGCAAGAAGAAAATTGAAGCCGAAATGGAGGA CAATGAAACCCCCGTACTGTACCAAGTGCTGCCCGAGAAGCGCACCGACCGCATAGGGGCTTCCATGATGGGATCGACCCATGTCTACGACGTCAGTGGCGGTGGCGCCAACAAACAGCCACCAGTTCGATCAACCACAGACCGCGAAGGCATCGTGGAATTGGCGCTCGATCCTAGTGAATTGGACTTGGACAATGACGCAATGGCCCAGCGGTATGAGCAACAGATGCGTGAGCAGCAGAATCACCTGCAGAAGGAGGATCTATCAGACATGTTGGCCGAACATGTGGCGCGGCAGAAATCGAAGCGCAAGCGACAGCAAACAGATCCAGCCAAGACCACAAAGAAGTACAAGGAGTTCAAGTTTTAG